In a single window of the Zonotrichia albicollis isolate bZonAlb1 chromosome 23, bZonAlb1.hap1, whole genome shotgun sequence genome:
- the NFE2L1 gene encoding endoplasmic reticulum membrane sensor NFE2L1 isoform X3, which translates to MRSPRSRSRARPAPEPRRRPRGARRDIDLIDILWRQDIDLGAGREIFDYSHRQKESEVDKELSDGRERGDSWRSAGNEVLDRIPLVDGETGESFPAQVPGAEDQTALSLEECLRLLEATFPFGDNSEFPAADVSALSEAVPGQSRAPGGAPGLLSPLLAETESPFDLEQQWQDLMSIMEMQAMEVNSTSAESLYGGTGGDLLASNYSLAPGTPINQNVSLHQASLGGCSQDFSLFSSDMESPAMAGGSALLQLAPDNSTGLNSTFGSTNLSGIFFPPQMNGTANETAGPELPDPLGGLLDEAMLDEISLMDLAIEEGFNPVQASQLEEEFDSDSGLSLDSGHSPASLSSSEASSSSSSSSSSSSSSSFSEEGAVGYSSDSENVDFEEAEGAVGYQPEYSKFCRMSYQEPAQLHYLPYLEHVGHNHTYNMAPGALDPEEPKAPGAGKKSGKEKPSELLDKQLSRDEHRARAMKIPFTNDKIINLPVEEFNELLSKYQLSEAQLSLIRDIRRRGKNKMAAQNCRKRKLDTILNLERDVEELQRDKSKLLREKVEFLKSIRQMKQKVQSLYQEVFGRLRDEQGRPYSPSRYALQYGSDGSVLLIPRAPAPAEPQLQPRRPERKQKERRK; encoded by the exons ATGCGGAGCCCGCGGAGCCGCTCCCGGGCCCGCCCGGCTCCCGAGCCCCGGCGGCGGCCGAGGGGGGCCCGGCGG GACATCGATTTGATTGACATCCTGTGGAGACAGGATATTGATCTCGGCGCTGGGCGAGAGATTTTTGACTACAGCCACCGTCAGAAAGAGAGCGAAGTGGACAAAGAGCTGAGCGATGGGAGGGAGCGCGGGGACAGCTGGAGGAGTGCAGGGAATGAGGTCTTGGATAGAATCCCGCTAGTTGATGGAGAGACCGGGGAGAGTTTCCCTGCGCAG GTGCCCGGAGCGGAGGATCAgacagccctgtccctggaggAGTGCCTTAGGCTGCTGGAGGCCACCTTCCCCTTTGGGGACAATTCCGAG TTCCCAGCTGCCGATGTCTCGGCCCTGAGCGAGGCCGTGCCCGGGCAGAGCCGGGCCCCGGGCGGCGCCCCCggcctgctgtcccctctgctggCCGAGACCGAGTCGCCCTTCGACctggagcagcagtggcaggacCTGATGTCCATCATGGAGATGCAG GCCATGGAGGTGAACAGCACGAGCGCCGAGAGCCTCTACGGCGGCACGGGCGGGGACCTGCTGGCGTCCAACTACAGCCTGGCGCCCGGCACGCCCATCAACCAGAACGTGAGCCTGCATCAGGCCTCGCTGGGCGGCTGCTCCCAGGACTTCTCGCTCTTCAGCTCGGACATGGAGAGCCCCGCCATGGCGGGCGGCtcggccctgctgcagctggcgcCCGACAACTCCACCGGCCTCAACAGCACCTTCGGCTCCACCAACCTGAGCGGGATCTTCTTCCCGCCGCAGATGAACGGCACGGCCAACGAGACGGCCGGGCCCGAGCTGCCCGACCCGCTGGGGGGGCTGCTGGACGAGGCCATGCTGGACGAGATCAGCCTGATGGACTTGGCCATCGAGGAGGGCTTCAACCCCGTGCAGGCCtcgcagctggaggaggagttCGATTCTGACTCAGGTCTTTCCCTGGATTCCGGCCACAGCCCCGCGTCCCTGAGCAGCTCCGAAGCCTCGTCCTCGTCGTCCTCTTCCtcttcgtcctcctcctcctcctcgtttTCCGAGGAAGGCGCCGTGGGCTACAGCTCGGACTCGGAGAACGTGGACTTTGAGGAGGCGGAAGGCGCGGTCGGCTACCAGCCCGAGTACAGCAAGTTCTGCCGCATGAGCTACCAGGAGCCGGCGCAGCTGCACTACCTGCCTTACCTGGAGCACGTGGGCCACAACCACACCTACAACATGGCCCCGGGCGCCCTGGACCCCGAGGAGCCCAAAGCGCCCGGCGCCGGCAAGAAGAGCGGCAAGGAGAAACCGTCGGAGCTGCTGGACAAGCAGCTGAGCCGCGACGAGCACCGCGCCCGCGCCATGAAGATCCCCTTCACCAACGACAAGATCATCAACCTGCCCGTGGAGGAGTTCAACGAGCTCCTGTCCAAGTACCAGCTGAGCGaggcccagctcagcctcatcCGCGACATCCGCCGGCGCGGCAAGAACAAGATGGCGGCGCAGAACTGCCGCAAGAGGAAGCTGGACACCATCCTCAACCTGGAGCGCGACGTGGAGGAGCTGCAGCGCGACAAGTCCAAACTGCTCAGGGAGAAGGTGGAGTTCCTCAAGTCCATCCGGCAGATGAAGCAGAAGGTGCAGAGCCTGTACCAGGAGGTGTTCGGGCGGCTGCGGGACGAGCAGGGCCGGCCCTACTCGCCCAGCCGCTACGCGCTGCAGTACGGCAGCGACGGCAGCGTGCTGCTGATCCCGCGCGCGCCCGCGCCCGCCGAGCCGCAGCTGCAGCCGCGCCGCCCCGAGCGCAAGCAGAAGGAGCGCAGGAAGTga
- the NFE2L1 gene encoding endoplasmic reticulum membrane sensor NFE2L1 isoform X4 translates to MRKDIDLIDILWRQDIDLGAGREIFDYSHRQKESEVDKELSDGRERGDSWRSAGNEVLDRIPLVDGETGESFPAQVPGAEDQTALSLEECLRLLEATFPFGDNSEFPAADVSALSEAVPGQSRAPGGAPGLLSPLLAETESPFDLEQQWQDLMSIMEMQAMEVNSTSAESLYGGTGGDLLASNYSLAPGTPINQNVSLHQASLGGCSQDFSLFSSDMESPAMAGGSALLQLAPDNSTGLNSTFGSTNLSGIFFPPQMNGTANETAGPELPDPLGGLLDEAMLDEISLMDLAIEEGFNPVQASQLEEEFDSDSGLSLDSGHSPASLSSSEASSSSSSSSSSSSSSSFSEEGAVGYSSDSENVDFEEAEGAVGYQPEYSKFCRMSYQEPAQLHYLPYLEHVGHNHTYNMAPGALDPEEPKAPGAGKKSGKEKPSELLDKQLSRDEHRARAMKIPFTNDKIINLPVEEFNELLSKYQLSEAQLSLIRDIRRRGKNKMAAQNCRKRKLDTILNLERDVEELQRDKSKLLREKVEFLKSIRQMKQKVQSLYQEVFGRLRDEQGRPYSPSRYALQYGSDGSVLLIPRAPAPAEPQLQPRRPERKQKERRK, encoded by the exons ATGAGAAAG GACATCGATTTGATTGACATCCTGTGGAGACAGGATATTGATCTCGGCGCTGGGCGAGAGATTTTTGACTACAGCCACCGTCAGAAAGAGAGCGAAGTGGACAAAGAGCTGAGCGATGGGAGGGAGCGCGGGGACAGCTGGAGGAGTGCAGGGAATGAGGTCTTGGATAGAATCCCGCTAGTTGATGGAGAGACCGGGGAGAGTTTCCCTGCGCAG GTGCCCGGAGCGGAGGATCAgacagccctgtccctggaggAGTGCCTTAGGCTGCTGGAGGCCACCTTCCCCTTTGGGGACAATTCCGAG TTCCCAGCTGCCGATGTCTCGGCCCTGAGCGAGGCCGTGCCCGGGCAGAGCCGGGCCCCGGGCGGCGCCCCCggcctgctgtcccctctgctggCCGAGACCGAGTCGCCCTTCGACctggagcagcagtggcaggacCTGATGTCCATCATGGAGATGCAG GCCATGGAGGTGAACAGCACGAGCGCCGAGAGCCTCTACGGCGGCACGGGCGGGGACCTGCTGGCGTCCAACTACAGCCTGGCGCCCGGCACGCCCATCAACCAGAACGTGAGCCTGCATCAGGCCTCGCTGGGCGGCTGCTCCCAGGACTTCTCGCTCTTCAGCTCGGACATGGAGAGCCCCGCCATGGCGGGCGGCtcggccctgctgcagctggcgcCCGACAACTCCACCGGCCTCAACAGCACCTTCGGCTCCACCAACCTGAGCGGGATCTTCTTCCCGCCGCAGATGAACGGCACGGCCAACGAGACGGCCGGGCCCGAGCTGCCCGACCCGCTGGGGGGGCTGCTGGACGAGGCCATGCTGGACGAGATCAGCCTGATGGACTTGGCCATCGAGGAGGGCTTCAACCCCGTGCAGGCCtcgcagctggaggaggagttCGATTCTGACTCAGGTCTTTCCCTGGATTCCGGCCACAGCCCCGCGTCCCTGAGCAGCTCCGAAGCCTCGTCCTCGTCGTCCTCTTCCtcttcgtcctcctcctcctcctcgtttTCCGAGGAAGGCGCCGTGGGCTACAGCTCGGACTCGGAGAACGTGGACTTTGAGGAGGCGGAAGGCGCGGTCGGCTACCAGCCCGAGTACAGCAAGTTCTGCCGCATGAGCTACCAGGAGCCGGCGCAGCTGCACTACCTGCCTTACCTGGAGCACGTGGGCCACAACCACACCTACAACATGGCCCCGGGCGCCCTGGACCCCGAGGAGCCCAAAGCGCCCGGCGCCGGCAAGAAGAGCGGCAAGGAGAAACCGTCGGAGCTGCTGGACAAGCAGCTGAGCCGCGACGAGCACCGCGCCCGCGCCATGAAGATCCCCTTCACCAACGACAAGATCATCAACCTGCCCGTGGAGGAGTTCAACGAGCTCCTGTCCAAGTACCAGCTGAGCGaggcccagctcagcctcatcCGCGACATCCGCCGGCGCGGCAAGAACAAGATGGCGGCGCAGAACTGCCGCAAGAGGAAGCTGGACACCATCCTCAACCTGGAGCGCGACGTGGAGGAGCTGCAGCGCGACAAGTCCAAACTGCTCAGGGAGAAGGTGGAGTTCCTCAAGTCCATCCGGCAGATGAAGCAGAAGGTGCAGAGCCTGTACCAGGAGGTGTTCGGGCGGCTGCGGGACGAGCAGGGCCGGCCCTACTCGCCCAGCCGCTACGCGCTGCAGTACGGCAGCGACGGCAGCGTGCTGCTGATCCCGCGCGCGCCCGCGCCCGCCGAGCCGCAGCTGCAGCCGCGCCGCCCCGAGCGCAAGCAGAAGGAGCGCAGGAAGTga